One window of the Lytechinus pictus isolate F3 Inbred chromosome 5, Lp3.0, whole genome shotgun sequence genome contains the following:
- the LOC129261068 gene encoding putative nuclease HARBI1, whose protein sequence is MLEAELKRDTQRNDPLPVYLQVLTALRFHAVGSFQKMHGDEAAISQSSMCRIIKDVSEAIARRKRQYMKFPSTREEVEATQRQFFQYCRFPGVIGAIDGTHVYIRSPGGDQAIYFLNRKNRYSINVQVVCDQAGKITSIVARWPGSTPNSATVSHFSTKLGW, encoded by the exons ATGCTGGAAGCCGAATTGAAGAGGGACACACAGAGGAATGATCCACTTCCCGTTTATTTGCAGGTGTTGACGGCTCTCCGTTTTCATGCAGTGG gATCATTTCAAAAGATGCATGGTGATGAGGCAGCAATATCACAGTCATCAATGTGTCGAATCATCAAAGATGTGTCAGAAGCTATAGCAAGAAGGAAAAGGCAATACATGAAGTTTCCTTCGACAAGAGAAGAAGTTGAAGCAACTCAGCGACAGTTCTTCCAGTACTGCAGATTTCCAGGAGTGATAGGTGCAATTGATGGGACACATGTCTACATCAGGAGCCCTGGTGGGGATCAGGCAATATACTTCCTCAACAGGAAGAATAGATACTCGATCAATGTTCAG GTTGTTTGTGATCAGGCTGGGAAAATAACAAGCATCGTTGCCAGATGGCCTGGCAgcacacctaactccgcaaccgtaagtcacttttcaaccaaacttggatggtag